A section of the Triticum dicoccoides isolate Atlit2015 ecotype Zavitan chromosome 7A, WEW_v2.0, whole genome shotgun sequence genome encodes:
- the LOC119334481 gene encoding putative cysteine proteinase inhibitor 7 → MRMTTTGLLLATGVIVFVICAAATPTHGWISSDDDPKIEELAKWAVAEMKQGLQLINVVRCEEQDQGGPGIIYRILLDAVHRTGGMGHFTADVYEDAATKVRALLYFGTAR, encoded by the coding sequence ATGAGGATGACGACCACCGGCCTCCTCCTTGCCACCGGCGTCATTGTTTTCGTCATCTGCGCCGCCGCCACCCCCACACACGGGTGGATATCCTCCGACGACGATCCGAAGATCGAAGAGCTCGCAAAGTGGGCGGTGGCGGAGATGAAGCAAGGCCTCCAGTTGATCAACGTGGTCCGTTGCGAGGAGCAAGACCAAGGCGGTCCAGGAATCATCTATCGTATCCTGCTGGACGCGGTCCACCGCACCGGCGGGATGGGCCACTTCACGGCGGACGTGTACGAGGACGCGGCGACCAAAGTGCGCGCGCTCCTCTACTTCGGCACAGCCCGGTAG